The Polynucleobacter sp. TSB-Sco08W16 genome includes a region encoding these proteins:
- the infB gene encoding translation initiation factor IF-2: MATTVKVLAKELKRTAPDLLEQLKAAGIEKGSEDDSITEKDKTVLLEHLQKAHGNVDAGVRKKITLIKRESSEIRQADSAGRTRTVQVEVRKKRVLVKAGDKAPEETPAPAKETAPAAPAKPILSEEELEKRAAEATRQAELLARQEAEMKAAEEARQKEAAAPAPEKEVKPVDAAPDAAAEAAEKKAQADKASKELAASKEKELADIRVRRAAAEAEALAIRDMMSAPARVLKAPSEIAAEEAKKGTLHKPAKAEGADDKKKAVAKVGGKTIKSSETSSTWQEEGAKKPGGLKTRGDSSGGVGGWRSGGGRKKQRQIAEANVDTNFQVPTEPVVRDVQVPETITVAELAHAMAVKSAEVIKLLMGMGQMVTINQVLDQDTAMIIVEEMGHKAHAAKLDDPDLDLGTDGHDAELLPRPPVVTVMGHVDHGKTSLLDKIRAAKVATGEAGGITQHIGAYHVETPRGMITFLDTPGHEAFTAMRARGAKATDIVILVVAADDGVMPQTKEAIHHAVAGGVPLVVAINKIDKPEANADRVKTELVAEQVVPEEYGGDVPFIPVSAKTGEGIDALLENVLLQAEILELKAPKDAPAQGLVIEARLDKGKGPVATILVQSGTLKRGDMLLAGSTFGRVRAMLDENGKPCNEAGPSIPVEIQGLSEVPAAGESVQVVPDERKAREIALFRQGKFRDVKLAKQQAFKLETMMENMEEGAIEAKLLPLIIKADVQGSQEALAQSLMKLSTPEVKVQIVHAAVGGITETDVNLAVASKAVIFGFNSRADAAARKLAENNGVDIRYHNIIYDAVDEVKLALSGMLTPDKKEEVTGLVEIRQVFLVSKVGAIAGCLVVDGVVKRTSSVRLLRDNVVVWTGELDSLKRFKDDAKEVRAGVECGLSLKGYNDIKEGDQLEVFEVTEVARSL; encoded by the coding sequence ATGGCAACAACAGTAAAAGTACTCGCTAAAGAATTAAAACGTACCGCGCCAGACCTCTTGGAGCAGTTGAAGGCGGCCGGTATCGAAAAAGGTTCTGAGGACGATAGCATTACCGAAAAGGACAAAACTGTCCTGCTTGAGCATTTGCAAAAAGCGCACGGTAATGTTGATGCAGGCGTACGCAAGAAGATCACATTGATCAAGCGTGAGAGCTCTGAGATTCGTCAGGCTGACTCGGCTGGACGTACTCGCACAGTGCAAGTGGAAGTTCGTAAAAAGCGTGTGTTAGTAAAGGCGGGCGATAAAGCCCCTGAAGAAACTCCAGCACCAGCTAAAGAAACTGCACCTGCAGCGCCAGCTAAACCAATTCTTTCTGAGGAAGAATTAGAGAAACGGGCAGCTGAAGCAACTCGTCAAGCTGAGTTATTGGCTCGTCAAGAGGCGGAAATGAAGGCGGCTGAAGAGGCGCGTCAAAAAGAAGCGGCTGCACCTGCTCCTGAAAAGGAAGTAAAGCCAGTTGACGCTGCACCAGATGCTGCTGCTGAAGCTGCTGAGAAAAAGGCGCAGGCAGATAAAGCTTCCAAGGAATTGGCTGCAAGCAAAGAAAAAGAGTTGGCGGATATTCGTGTGCGTCGTGCTGCTGCTGAAGCTGAAGCTTTGGCAATTCGCGACATGATGAGTGCCCCAGCCCGCGTGCTTAAAGCACCGAGCGAAATTGCTGCTGAAGAAGCGAAAAAAGGTACATTGCACAAACCTGCTAAAGCAGAAGGTGCTGATGACAAGAAGAAGGCCGTTGCTAAGGTTGGCGGTAAAACAATTAAGTCCTCCGAGACATCCTCTACTTGGCAAGAAGAAGGCGCCAAGAAACCGGGTGGCCTGAAGACGCGTGGCGATAGCTCTGGTGGTGTTGGTGGTTGGCGTTCTGGTGGTGGTCGTAAAAAACAGCGTCAAATCGCTGAAGCGAACGTTGACACTAACTTCCAAGTTCCAACTGAGCCAGTAGTGCGTGACGTGCAAGTACCAGAAACGATTACGGTTGCTGAGCTTGCTCACGCAATGGCAGTCAAGAGTGCAGAAGTGATTAAGCTCCTGATGGGCATGGGTCAAATGGTCACCATTAACCAAGTGCTCGATCAAGATACAGCCATGATCATTGTCGAAGAAATGGGTCATAAAGCACATGCAGCAAAATTGGATGATCCAGATTTAGACTTGGGTACTGATGGCCATGATGCTGAATTGTTGCCACGTCCTCCAGTAGTGACAGTGATGGGTCACGTTGACCATGGTAAAACCTCTTTGCTCGATAAGATTCGTGCAGCAAAAGTAGCCACTGGCGAAGCTGGCGGTATTACCCAGCATATTGGTGCCTACCACGTAGAAACTCCACGTGGCATGATCACTTTCTTGGATACTCCGGGTCACGAAGCATTTACTGCAATGCGTGCTCGCGGTGCTAAGGCAACCGATATTGTGATCTTGGTAGTTGCGGCTGACGACGGCGTGATGCCGCAAACTAAAGAGGCGATTCACCATGCGGTAGCTGGTGGCGTGCCTTTGGTAGTGGCAATCAATAAGATTGATAAACCTGAAGCCAATGCTGATCGCGTTAAAACTGAATTGGTTGCAGAGCAAGTTGTGCCAGAGGAGTACGGTGGCGATGTGCCATTTATTCCGGTATCTGCAAAAACAGGTGAAGGTATTGATGCGCTTTTAGAGAACGTACTCTTGCAAGCAGAAATCTTGGAGCTCAAAGCTCCTAAAGATGCTCCTGCACAAGGCTTAGTTATTGAAGCCCGTTTGGACAAAGGTAAGGGTCCTGTTGCAACCATCTTGGTTCAATCTGGAACGCTCAAGCGAGGCGATATGTTGTTAGCCGGCTCAACCTTCGGTCGCGTACGCGCTATGTTGGATGAAAACGGTAAACCCTGTAACGAAGCTGGCCCATCTATTCCTGTTGAAATTCAAGGTTTATCTGAAGTTCCTGCGGCTGGTGAGTCGGTACAAGTGGTTCCTGATGAGCGTAAGGCTCGTGAGATTGCACTTTTCCGTCAAGGCAAGTTCCGTGATGTGAAGTTAGCTAAGCAACAGGCATTCAAACTTGAAACCATGATGGAAAACATGGAAGAGGGTGCGATTGAAGCTAAATTATTGCCATTAATCATTAAGGCTGACGTGCAAGGCTCTCAAGAAGCGTTGGCACAATCTTTAATGAAGCTATCAACACCAGAAGTGAAGGTGCAAATCGTCCACGCTGCTGTGGGTGGCATTACCGAGACTGACGTGAACTTAGCAGTTGCTTCTAAAGCCGTGATCTTTGGTTTTAACTCTCGTGCAGATGCTGCAGCGCGTAAGCTAGCTGAGAACAACGGTGTTGATATTCGTTATCACAACATCATTTATGACGCAGTTGATGAGGTGAAGCTCGCCTTGAGCGGTATGCTGACTCCGGATAAGAAGGAAGAGGTCACCGGCTTGGTTGAAATTCGTCAAGTCTTCCTAGTATCTAAGGTTGGCGCAATTGCGGGTTGCTTAGTAGTTGATGGCGTCGTTAAGCGTACCTCTAGTGTTCGCCTCTTGCGTGACAACGTAGTGGTATGGACTGGTGAGCTCGACTCTCTTAAGCGCTTTAAAGATGACGCAAAAGAAGTTCGCGCCGGCGTTGAGTGTGGCCTGTCATTAAAAGGCTACAACGACATTAAAGAAGGTGACCAATTAGAGGTGTTTGAAGTGACTGAAGTCGCTCGTTCACTCTAA
- the rbfA gene encoding 30S ribosome-binding factor RbfA, translated as MHKTSPHRNQRLADQIQRDLAELIPRELRSPSLGLITLQSIELSPDLAHAKVFFTVLGAEPEHALKALQEKAGYLHSLLFKRLHIHTVPTLHFHYDSSVEHGIEMSRLIDQAVDSDRGDQQDENK; from the coding sequence ATGCATAAGACCAGCCCACATCGTAACCAGCGTCTTGCTGATCAAATTCAGCGAGACCTGGCCGAGCTGATTCCGCGTGAATTGCGCAGCCCTAGTTTGGGTTTGATTACCTTACAAAGTATCGAACTCTCTCCCGACCTAGCGCATGCCAAAGTGTTCTTCACCGTATTGGGTGCAGAGCCTGAGCATGCCTTGAAGGCGCTTCAGGAAAAAGCCGGGTACTTGCATTCTTTATTATTTAAACGTTTGCATATTCACACTGTGCCAACTTTGCACTTTCACTATGACAGCTCAGTAGAGCATGGCATAGAGATGTCTCGATTGATCGATCAAGCGGTAGATAGTGATCGCGGCGATCAACAAGACGAGAATAAATAA
- the truB gene encoding tRNA pseudouridine(55) synthase TruB, with product MSTRIDGVVLLDKPAGMSSQGAVTAVKRAFKADKAGHTGTLDPMATGLLPICLGEATKYSQDLLEADKTYVAQVKFGARTDTGDAEGLVIEELPLPAFENEAAMRIALDALLPTFTGPISQVPPMYSALKRDGKPLYEYARAGVELERTARDITIHKIRWTNIQWPEATLEVSCSKGTYIRVLAEDLGKALGCGAHLVGLRRTEVGHLNLEQSFTIESIKNALLDSSSYILPIDALLQTLPHLTVDEQQAKRLELGQRVPLNLPSIEALVRIYRATAAPHNFIGTADWRSGVLHPKRLISSAH from the coding sequence ATGTCCACGCGTATCGACGGCGTAGTTTTGCTTGATAAACCTGCGGGAATGAGTTCCCAGGGTGCGGTTACTGCCGTCAAGCGCGCATTTAAGGCTGATAAAGCAGGGCACACTGGCACTTTAGATCCGATGGCTACTGGTTTATTGCCAATTTGCCTTGGTGAAGCCACTAAATACTCACAAGATTTACTCGAGGCTGACAAGACTTATGTTGCTCAAGTGAAGTTTGGTGCACGGACTGATACAGGCGATGCTGAGGGCCTTGTAATCGAAGAGCTTCCTCTGCCTGCTTTTGAGAATGAAGCCGCTATGCGGATAGCCTTAGATGCTCTGTTGCCTACATTTACAGGGCCCATTTCTCAAGTGCCCCCAATGTATTCGGCGCTCAAACGTGATGGCAAGCCTTTATATGAGTACGCCCGTGCTGGTGTTGAGTTAGAGCGCACTGCACGTGATATCACTATTCATAAAATTCGCTGGACCAATATTCAGTGGCCAGAGGCAACTTTAGAAGTATCTTGTAGCAAGGGAACGTATATTCGCGTCTTGGCTGAAGATCTTGGTAAGGCCTTAGGTTGTGGAGCCCATTTAGTTGGGCTGCGTAGAACTGAAGTTGGGCATTTAAATTTAGAGCAGTCTTTCACTATTGAATCCATTAAAAATGCACTGCTCGATAGCTCTAGCTACATTTTGCCAATTGATGCCTTATTACAGACCCTGCCGCATCTGACGGTTGATGAGCAACAAGCTAAACGTTTGGAGTTGGGGCAACGCGTTCCATTGAACTTACCTTCGATTGAGGCTTTGGTGCGGATTTATCGTGCTACTGCTGCACCCCATAACTTTATTGGCACTGCTGATTGGCGATCAGGAGTTTTACATCCTAAACGCTTAATTTCTTCAGCCCATTAA
- the typA gene encoding translational GTPase TypA: MTKRALRNIAIIAHVDHGKTTLVDQLLRQSGTFRSNEKMTERVMDSNDLEKERGITILSKNCAVEYDGTHINIVDTPGHADFGGEVERVLSMVDGVLLLVDAVEGPMPQTRFVTKKALALGLKPIVVINKVDRPGARTDYVINATFELFDKLGATEEQLDFPVVYASGLNGYAGLTDDVREGDMRPLFDTVLKHVPVRDDNPEGPLQLQITSIEYSTYVGKIGVGRVNRGTVKPLMDVVFMDGPDGAQRKGRINQVLKFRGLERELVEEAQAGDIVLVNGIEDLAIGTTICAPDVPEALPMLKIDEPTLTMNFMVNTSPLAGREGKFVTSRQIRERLDRELKSNMALRVKETDDDTVFEVSGRGELHLTILVETMRREGYELAVSRPRVVFHEVDGVKMEPYENLTVDLEDTTQGAVMEDLGKRKGELLDMVSDGKGRTRLEYRIPARGLIGFQGDFMTMTRGNGLMSHTFDSYAPAKDGILGERHNGVLISQDDGEAVAYALWKLQDRGRMFVSPGDPLYEGMVIGIHSRDNDLVVNPIKGKQLTNVRASGTDEAVRLVTPIAMNLEYAVEFIDDDELVEVTPKSIRIRKRYLKEHERKKASRE; this comes from the coding sequence ATGACTAAACGCGCACTTCGTAACATCGCCATCATCGCCCACGTTGACCACGGTAAAACTACTTTGGTTGACCAACTCTTGCGTCAATCTGGCACATTCCGCTCCAATGAAAAAATGACCGAACGTGTCATGGACTCTAACGATCTTGAAAAAGAGCGTGGTATTACTATTTTGTCCAAGAACTGTGCGGTTGAATATGACGGCACACACATCAATATCGTTGATACCCCAGGACACGCTGACTTCGGCGGCGAAGTAGAGCGTGTGCTCTCCATGGTTGATGGCGTATTGCTTTTGGTAGACGCGGTTGAAGGCCCAATGCCACAGACCCGTTTCGTAACTAAAAAAGCTTTGGCTCTAGGGTTAAAGCCAATCGTAGTAATTAATAAAGTTGACCGCCCAGGTGCTCGCACTGATTACGTGATCAATGCAACTTTTGAATTGTTTGACAAGTTAGGTGCTACTGAAGAGCAGTTGGACTTCCCGGTAGTGTATGCATCAGGCTTGAACGGTTACGCTGGCTTGACTGATGATGTTCGCGAAGGCGACATGCGTCCACTGTTTGATACTGTACTAAAGCATGTTCCTGTACGTGATGACAATCCAGAGGGTCCATTGCAGTTGCAAATTACCTCTATTGAATACAGTACCTACGTTGGTAAGATCGGCGTTGGCCGTGTAAATCGTGGAACTGTTAAGCCATTGATGGATGTGGTGTTCATGGATGGTCCAGATGGAGCACAACGTAAAGGCCGTATTAACCAAGTATTGAAATTCCGTGGTTTAGAGCGTGAGTTGGTTGAAGAAGCTCAAGCGGGTGACATCGTATTGGTAAACGGTATTGAAGACTTAGCAATTGGTACTACGATCTGTGCGCCTGACGTACCAGAAGCGTTGCCAATGCTCAAGATTGATGAGCCAACATTGACCATGAACTTCATGGTGAACACTAGCCCATTGGCTGGTCGTGAAGGTAAGTTCGTTACGAGCCGTCAAATTCGTGAGCGCTTAGACCGCGAATTGAAATCCAATATGGCACTCCGCGTTAAAGAGACTGATGACGATACTGTATTCGAGGTGTCGGGTCGTGGTGAATTGCACCTCACCATCTTGGTTGAAACCATGCGTCGTGAAGGTTACGAATTAGCTGTATCCCGTCCGCGCGTAGTGTTCCACGAAGTAGATGGTGTGAAGATGGAGCCGTATGAAAACTTAACGGTGGACCTAGAAGACACGACTCAAGGCGCCGTCATGGAAGACTTGGGTAAACGTAAAGGTGAATTGCTTGACATGGTTAGTGACGGTAAAGGTCGCACGCGTCTTGAGTACCGCATTCCTGCCCGTGGTTTGATCGGCTTCCAAGGCGATTTCATGACTATGACCCGTGGCAATGGCTTGATGAGTCACACTTTTGATTCCTATGCACCAGCTAAAGATGGCATTTTGGGTGAGCGTCATAACGGCGTATTGATTAGCCAAGATGATGGTGAAGCAGTTGCTTACGCCCTTTGGAAGTTGCAAGACCGTGGCCGTATGTTTGTGAGCCCTGGAGATCCTTTGTATGAAGGTATGGTGATCGGTATTCATAGCCGTGATAACGACTTGGTTGTTAATCCGATTAAAGGTAAACAATTAACTAACGTGCGCGCATCCGGTACTGACGAAGCAGTTCGCTTGGTAACTCCTATCGCAATGAACCTAGAGTACGCGGTAGAGTTTATTGATGATGATGAGTTAGTTGAAGTAACGCCGAAGAGTATTCGTATTCGTAAGCGCTACCTCAAGGAGCATGAGCGTAAGAAAGCTTCACGCGAGTAA
- a CDS encoding MFS transporter — protein sequence MNTINPSKPSESMPKWMIFLFACACGLIVANLYYAQPLISLIAPEIGLDETAASLIVTLTQLGYCLGLILLVPLGDLLENRKLIVLTICGGILALFIAMLAKTPAMFLFSSLIIGIGSVSVQMLIPMAAHITPEQNRGRTVGSIMSGLLMGIMLARPIASLIAHSFGWRAVFGASAILLIALSMILWLLLPKRKPHATHHYFSLIASLWTLLWNTPILRRRALYQASLFASFTLFWTITPILLAGPQFKLSQQGIALFALAGALGVIAAPIAGRLADRGHTKIATGFSLAAAAIAFLIAQLGGSGSLIWLVIAGIVLDLGVQSNVVLGQRTIYLLGAEVRSRLNALYMTIFFAGGAIGSAIASTAYIYGGWTLVAWIGFAFPAAGFIFFLTE from the coding sequence ATGAACACAATCAACCCTTCAAAGCCAAGCGAATCCATGCCGAAATGGATGATTTTTCTGTTTGCCTGTGCTTGTGGATTGATTGTTGCAAACCTCTATTATGCCCAGCCTCTCATTAGCCTAATTGCCCCTGAAATAGGTCTGGATGAGACAGCTGCCAGTCTAATTGTGACTCTTACTCAGCTAGGGTATTGCCTTGGCTTAATACTTCTGGTGCCGCTTGGAGACCTCCTTGAGAATCGCAAACTCATCGTATTGACGATCTGCGGCGGAATCCTCGCCTTATTTATTGCCATGCTAGCCAAGACCCCAGCAATGTTCCTCTTTTCTTCGCTCATTATTGGCATTGGCTCGGTCTCCGTGCAAATGCTCATTCCTATGGCTGCGCACATTACCCCTGAACAAAATCGGGGACGTACCGTTGGCAGCATTATGAGCGGCTTACTCATGGGCATTATGTTGGCTCGCCCTATCGCCAGTCTCATTGCCCACTCTTTTGGCTGGCGAGCAGTCTTTGGTGCTTCAGCAATCCTGCTGATAGCACTGTCAATGATTCTGTGGCTATTACTGCCTAAACGTAAACCACATGCTACGCACCACTATTTCTCACTGATTGCTTCACTGTGGACGCTTTTATGGAATACACCCATACTCAGGCGTCGCGCGCTGTATCAAGCATCCCTGTTTGCTTCCTTTACATTGTTTTGGACCATCACTCCAATCTTGCTTGCCGGACCACAATTCAAGCTCTCTCAACAAGGTATTGCCCTATTTGCCTTAGCCGGTGCTTTAGGGGTCATTGCGGCACCAATTGCCGGGAGATTGGCTGACCGCGGCCATACCAAAATCGCCACAGGCTTTTCTCTTGCTGCAGCTGCAATTGCTTTTCTGATTGCACAGCTCGGCGGCTCAGGATCGTTAATATGGCTCGTTATAGCTGGAATTGTTCTGGATCTTGGCGTACAGAGTAATGTTGTTCTAGGTCAGCGCACCATTTATCTTTTGGGCGCCGAGGTTCGTAGCAGACTCAATGCTCTTTATATGACTATCTTTTTTGCCGGTGGTGCAATTGGGTCGGCCATTGCCAGTACAGCCTATATCTATGGGGGTTGGACCCTTGTTGCCTGGATTGGGTTTGCGTTCCCTGCAGCCGGCTTCATTTTCTTTTTGACAGAATAA
- a CDS encoding Tex family protein, giving the protein MLPSIEQRLAQELSAKPNQVAAAVALLDEGATVPFIARYRKEATGGLDDVQLRLLEERLSYLRELEDRRKTIVASIEEQGKMTPELLKTIMLAEDKTRLEDLYLPYKPKRRTKAQIALEAGLEPLANDLLANPNLDPETEAAKYIKEPFKIDDTDNPGVVDTKAALEGARQILMERFAEDAALVQSLRVYLQDHGVVESKVIAGKEQEGEKFADYFDYSEPIKAIPSHRALALFRGRREQMLMVNLRLDTEAEKPKWDAPHNPCEMRIANHFKIKNEGRAADTWLADTVRWTWRVKCSLHLESELMTALRERSETEAINVFARNLKDLLLAAPAGPRVTIGLDPGMRTGVKVAVVDATGKVVDTDVIYPHQPKNDWTGSLLTLAKLAEKHKASLISIGNGTASRETDKLAQDLIKAKPELGLTKIVVSEAGASVYSASEYASKELPGMDVSLRGAVSIARRLQDPLAELVKIDPKSIGVGQYQHDVMQTQLAKSLVAVVEDCVNAVGVDVNTASAPLLARVSGLSSTVAEGIVAYRDSKGAFQSRMELKSVPRLGDKTFEQAAGFLRIMNGQDPLDASAVHPESYPLVEKILKDIQKGVKEVIGDANLLKSLSPEKYADGQFGVPTVTDILKELEKPGRDPRPEFTTATFKDGVEKISDLKAEMILEGVVTNVAAFGAFVDIGVHQDGLVHISALSNTFVKDPHSVVKAGQVVKVKVLEVDEKRKRIALTMRLSDEAPKAGPHSSPEQRVANKPKSNESRKPQEDRRQAAPMNNAMAMALAKLKK; this is encoded by the coding sequence ATGCTGCCTTCAATTGAACAACGTCTTGCCCAAGAACTTTCTGCCAAACCGAACCAAGTAGCTGCAGCAGTAGCACTGCTAGATGAGGGTGCTACCGTTCCCTTTATTGCCCGTTATCGTAAAGAAGCCACTGGTGGTTTAGATGATGTGCAATTGCGTTTACTCGAAGAACGCTTAAGCTACTTGCGTGAGCTTGAGGATCGTCGTAAAACGATTGTTGCCTCGATTGAGGAGCAGGGCAAGATGACCCCGGAATTACTCAAGACCATCATGCTGGCTGAAGATAAGACTCGCCTGGAAGATCTCTATCTACCCTATAAGCCTAAGCGCAGAACGAAGGCGCAGATTGCTTTGGAAGCTGGTCTAGAGCCGTTAGCAAATGACTTGCTGGCTAATCCAAATCTGGATCCCGAAACCGAAGCAGCAAAATATATCAAAGAGCCGTTCAAGATCGATGACACGGATAATCCGGGGGTAGTTGACACTAAAGCTGCTCTGGAAGGCGCACGTCAAATCTTGATGGAGCGTTTTGCAGAAGATGCTGCCCTAGTTCAGTCCTTAAGAGTCTACTTGCAAGACCATGGCGTCGTGGAGTCCAAGGTTATTGCTGGCAAAGAGCAGGAGGGTGAGAAGTTTGCAGATTATTTTGATTACTCTGAACCGATTAAGGCGATTCCATCACATCGTGCCCTAGCCTTGTTCAGAGGCCGCCGTGAGCAAATGCTGATGGTGAATTTGCGTTTAGATACTGAAGCAGAAAAGCCCAAGTGGGATGCTCCGCACAATCCATGTGAAATGCGTATTGCTAATCACTTTAAGATCAAAAATGAGGGGCGAGCAGCAGATACTTGGTTGGCCGATACGGTGCGTTGGACTTGGCGTGTGAAGTGTTCCTTGCATTTGGAGTCAGAGCTGATGACTGCTTTACGTGAACGCTCAGAAACTGAAGCGATTAATGTCTTTGCGCGCAATTTAAAAGATCTTCTGCTGGCGGCGCCAGCTGGCCCAAGAGTAACCATTGGCCTAGACCCAGGTATGCGTACTGGTGTGAAGGTGGCGGTAGTGGATGCCACAGGCAAAGTAGTGGATACCGATGTGATTTATCCGCATCAACCAAAAAATGATTGGACAGGATCGCTGCTGACTTTAGCTAAATTGGCTGAGAAGCATAAAGCAAGCTTAATTTCGATTGGAAACGGCACCGCATCTCGTGAAACCGACAAACTCGCACAAGATCTGATTAAAGCAAAACCAGAATTAGGTCTCACGAAGATTGTGGTCTCTGAAGCAGGGGCATCGGTTTATTCTGCATCCGAATATGCCTCAAAAGAATTGCCAGGCATGGATGTGTCTTTACGCGGTGCGGTATCGATTGCCCGCCGATTGCAGGACCCTCTCGCAGAATTGGTGAAGATCGATCCCAAATCAATTGGTGTTGGTCAATATCAGCATGATGTAATGCAGACCCAGTTAGCAAAATCTCTAGTGGCAGTAGTGGAGGATTGTGTGAATGCAGTAGGGGTTGATGTAAATACTGCCTCAGCGCCCTTACTTGCGAGAGTTTCAGGATTAAGCTCAACCGTAGCCGAAGGTATTGTGGCTTATCGCGATAGCAAGGGTGCATTTCAGTCCAGAATGGAGCTCAAGAGCGTGCCGCGCCTTGGCGATAAGACCTTTGAACAAGCTGCTGGCTTTCTGCGCATCATGAATGGACAAGATCCTTTAGATGCTTCTGCAGTACATCCTGAATCTTATCCATTGGTAGAAAAGATTCTGAAAGATATTCAGAAGGGCGTCAAAGAAGTTATTGGCGATGCCAATCTATTAAAATCTCTTTCACCAGAAAAGTACGCTGATGGCCAGTTTGGCGTCCCAACCGTTACCGATATTCTCAAGGAATTAGAAAAACCAGGCCGCGATCCACGTCCTGAATTTACTACCGCCACTTTTAAAGATGGTGTGGAAAAAATAAGCGACCTGAAGGCTGAAATGATTTTGGAAGGCGTAGTGACTAACGTTGCTGCCTTCGGGGCGTTTGTTGATATTGGCGTTCACCAAGATGGTTTAGTTCATATCTCTGCGCTATCTAACACCTTTGTCAAAGATCCCCATTCTGTAGTCAAGGCAGGTCAGGTTGTCAAAGTGAAAGTGCTTGAGGTGGATGAGAAGCGTAAGCGGATTGCTTTAACTATGCGCCTTTCAGATGAGGCTCCTAAGGCAGGCCCCCATTCAAGCCCAGAACAAAGGGTTGCTAATAAGCCTAAATCTAATGAGTCTAGAAAGCCCCAGGAGGATAGACGGCAGGCTGCACCAATGAATAATGCGATGGCCATGGCCTTGGCTAAATTAAAGAAATAA
- a CDS encoding sterol desaturase family protein: MEQFLNNKQLIYFLPLVAFAILAESLLYKWRYRKSYPWIESATSLGVGIGHQITGIINRLLIQGVMASFIWQYRIYTVPEAWWRYPALFLGLEFCYYWYHRASHEVFLMWATHSTHHSPNEMTLSAAYRLGWLPLLSFTWVFFFPLVLIGFSPIEVFTMLSINLMYQFWLHTKLIPRLGFLEGIINTPSAHRVHHASNPAYLDKNYGGILMIFDRIFGTYIAEDANTEIVYGLTHPNYSKNPVNVVFNVWKQLLKGIAQKKTLREKIRLIFSAPQ; encoded by the coding sequence ATGGAACAGTTTCTTAATAACAAGCAACTCATTTATTTCCTACCCTTGGTTGCATTTGCCATCTTGGCAGAATCTCTGCTCTATAAGTGGCGTTATCGTAAATCCTACCCTTGGATTGAAAGTGCTACCTCGCTTGGAGTTGGAATAGGGCATCAGATCACCGGCATTATTAATCGATTATTGATTCAGGGTGTGATGGCCAGCTTCATTTGGCAATATCGCATCTATACGGTGCCTGAAGCATGGTGGAGATACCCCGCCTTATTTTTAGGTCTGGAGTTTTGTTACTACTGGTATCACCGCGCCTCACATGAAGTATTTCTGATGTGGGCAACACATAGCACTCACCACTCGCCAAATGAAATGACGCTCTCAGCAGCCTACCGTTTAGGTTGGTTGCCGCTTCTTTCCTTTACTTGGGTGTTTTTCTTTCCCCTCGTGTTGATTGGCTTTTCGCCAATCGAGGTATTCACCATGCTCTCCATTAACCTAATGTATCAATTCTGGTTGCATACAAAATTGATTCCAAGATTAGGTTTTCTGGAGGGCATTATTAATACTCCATCAGCACATCGAGTTCATCATGCAAGTAATCCTGCCTACCTAGACAAAAACTATGGGGGGATCCTCATGATTTTTGACAGAATATTTGGAACCTATATTGCCGAAGATGCCAATACCGAGATTGTCTATGGCTTAACGCACCCAAACTATTCCAAAAATCCTGTCAACGTTGTCTTTAATGTCTGGAAGCAATTGCTTAAAGGGATTGCGCAGAAGAAAACGCTGCGTGAGAAAATCAGGCTCATCTTCTCGGCACCGCAATAA